The following proteins are co-located in the Vigna angularis cultivar LongXiaoDou No.4 chromosome 2, ASM1680809v1, whole genome shotgun sequence genome:
- the LOC108329587 gene encoding ribosome biogenesis protein BRX1 homolog 1, translated as MVKKRKRSESGEVVAHPKKEDAAPERPVRTLLGWKDKSQVTDEVEDNNVASPIFRNKEKVLVTCSRRISYRYRHLMLNLVSLLPHCKKDNKVESKETKGATLNELVELKSCSSCLFFECRKAKDLYLWMAKCPSGPSVKFLVSAVHTMEELKLTGNHLKGSRPLLTFSANFEKDAHWKLLKEMLLQIFEVPKDHRKAKPFHDHVFVFSIADDHIWFRNYQISTHHNESDKLPRGGLDKMTLIEVGPRFCLNPIKIFGGSFGGPTLYENPFYVSPNQVRALEKKKKSGKFAKKVKAKTRRKMHEMSNPLEPDEFADMWKD; from the exons atggtGAAGAAGAGAAAGCGCAGTGAGAGTGGTGAAGTTGTTGCACATCCTAAAAAGGAAGATGCTGCTCCAGAGAGACCGGTGAGGACCCTTTTGGGTTGGAAGGATAAGAGTCAAGTCACTGATGAAGTAGAAGACAATAACGTTGCTTCACCAATATTTAGGAACAAAGAGAAGGTTTTGGTCACTTGCTCTAGGCGTATCAGTTACAG GTACCGACATTTGATGTTGAACTTGGTGTCACTTTTGCCGCATTGCAAGAAGGATAACAAGGTTGAATCAAAAGAAACTAAAGGCGCCACCCTTAATGAGCTTGTTGAGCTCAAAAGTTGTTCTTCGTGTTTATTTTTTGag tGCAGGAAAGCAAAAGATCTTTATCTCTGGATGGCCAAATGCCCCAGTGGCCCATCTGTAAAATTTTTAGTCAGTGCAG TTCATACAATGGAGGAGTTGAAGCTAACGGGAAATCACCTAAAAGGTTCACGTCCACTTTTGACGTTTTctgcaaattttgaaaaagatgcACATTGGAAACTGTTAAAGGAGATGTTGTTACAG ATATTTGAAGTACCAAAGGACCATAGAAAGGCTAAGCCCTTCCAtgatcatgtttttgttttctcaataGCTGATGACCATATATGGTTCCGGAATTACCAG ATTTCTACTCATCATAATGAATCAGACAAATTACCAAGGGGAGGCCTTGATAAAATGACATTGATTGAG GTCGGTCCACGGTTCTGCTTGAAcccaattaaaatatttggtgGCAGTTTTGGAGGCCCGACATTATATGAGAATCCATTTTATGTATCTCCAAATCAG GTTCGGGCtttggagaaaaagaagaagtctgGAAAGTTTGCTAAGAAGGTCAAAGCAAAGACAAGGAGGAAAATGCATGAGATGTCTAATCCTCTGGAGCCTGATGAGTTTGCAGATATGTGGAAAGATTGA